The following coding sequences lie in one Bos indicus isolate NIAB-ARS_2022 breed Sahiwal x Tharparkar chromosome 12, NIAB-ARS_B.indTharparkar_mat_pri_1.0, whole genome shotgun sequence genomic window:
- the MCF2L gene encoding guanine nucleotide exchange factor DBS isoform X2, translated as MHHDISPLCAADIRDQLQKRFAYLSGGRGQDGSPVITFPDYPAFGDVPDQDFQNVMTYLTSIPSLQDAGIGFILVIDRRQDRWTSVKASILRIAASFPANLQLVLVLRPTGFFQRTLSDLAFRFNRDDFKMKVPVIMLSSVPELHGYIDKSQLTEDLGGTLAYCHSRWLRHRTAIESFALLVKQTAQMLQTFGTELAETELPNDVQSTSSVLLAHTEKKDRAKEDMRLALVEGRRVLESIHEPLARSPDQSPNQDQLDSQSTVHRLLAQLNETEAAFDEFWAKHQQKLEQCLQLRHFEQDFREVKSALDVLAQKVTTFTDVGNSLAHVQHLLKDLTSFEEKSSAAVQRARTLSQEGERLIEHKHYAVDSIRPKCHELRHLCDQFAADVERRRGLLGKSLELHGLLEASMKWCDEGIYLLASQPVDKCQSQDGAEAALQELERFLETGAENKIQELSKIFQDYEPILTKDLLEHVQRVFQKQESVEEMFHRRQASLKKLAAKQTRPVQPVAPRPEALTKSPCPSPGIRRGSENHSSEGSALRRGPYRRAKSEVSEGRQGRGGSTGDEESLAVLRRHVMKELLDTERVYVEELLCVLEGYAAEMDNPLMTHLISTGLQNKKDILFGNMEEIYHFHNRIFLRELENYTDCPELVGRCFLERMEEFQIYEKYCQNKPRSESLWRQCSDCPFFQECQKKLDHKLSLDSYLLKPVQRITKYQLLLKEMLKYSKSCEGAEDLQEALSSILGILKAVNDSMHLIAITGYEGNLSDLGRLLMQGSFSVWTDHKRGHAKVKDLARFKPMQRHLFLHEKAVLFCKRREENGEGYEKAPSYSYKQSLNMTAVGITENVKGDAKKFEIWYNAREEVYIIQAPTPEIKAAWVSEIRKVLTSQLQACREASQHRALEQSQSLPLPTPAGTSPSKASTRNIKKLEERKTDPLSLEGYGGPTPQQRAPEKGKDDAVTSSTSESSALSKKRFTLQSFAALKAQKASPTSPDKKAKRHQVKSDPTPFGLRGWSKTSHPSETPEDNDGWSSTEEPVNSSDAEEEGRAGPGKLVPGRYTVTRLDEKGVSDVLALRSGDEVELVQEGDEGLWCVRNLSSGVEGWVPAHSLSTLLCQGGPVGCLSSPESSAGSAVLSPSSSCSESCTAALADLQG; from the exons GCATCCTTCCCCGCAAACCTGCAGCTCGTCCTCGTCCTGCGGCCAACCGGGTTCTTCCAGAGGACACTCTCCGACCTCGCCTTCAGGTTCAACAGAGATGACTTTAAGATGAAGGTGCCG GTCATAATGCTGAGCTCAGTCCCAGAACTACACGGCTACATCGACAAGTCCCAGCTGACGGAGGACCTGGGTGGGACGCTGGCCTACTGCCACTCCAGGTGGCTCCGCCATCGCACA GCCATCGAGAGCTTCGCCCTCCTGGTCAAGCAGACGGCGCAGATGCTGCAGACCTTTGGGACCGAGCTGGCCGAGACGGAGCTGCCCAATGACGTGCAGTCCACGAGCTCCGTGCTCCTCGCCCACACGGAGAAGAAGGACAGAGCCAAG GAGGATATGAGGCTGGCGCTTGTCGAGGGGCGGCGCGTCCTGGAGAGCATCCACGAGCCACTGGCCCGGAGCCCAGATCAGAGCCCCAACCAGGACCAACTGGACAGTCAGAGCACCGTGCACAG GCTCCTGGCCCAGCTGAACGAGACCGAGGCCGCCTTTGACGAGTTCTGGGCAAAACATCAGCAAAAACTGGAGCAGTGCCTGCAGCTCCGGCATTTCGAGCAGGACTTCCGAGAG GTCAAATCGGCCCTGGACGTGCTGGCCCAGAAGGTCACGACTTTCACCGACGTGGGCAACAGCCTGGCACACGTGCAGCACCTCCTGAAGGACCTGACCAGCTTCGAGGAGAAGTCCAGT GCCGCCGTGCAGCGGGCCCGCACGCTGTCCCAGGAGGGTGAGCGGCTCATCGAGCACAAGCACTATGCCGTGGACTCCATCCGCCCCAAGTGTCACGAGCTCCGCCACCTGTGCGACCAGTTCGCGGCCGACGTGGAGCGGAGGAGGGGGCTGCTGGGCAAGTCGCTGGAGCTGCACGGCCTCCTGGAGGCG TCCATGAAGTGGTGTGACGAGGGCATCTACCTGCTGGCATCGCAGCCTGTGGACAAGTGCCAGTCCCAGGATGGCGCAGAGGCCGCCCTCCAGGAGCTCGAGAGGTTTCTGGAGACGGGGGCAGAAAATAAGATCCAGGAGCTCAGCAAGATCTTCCAGGACTACGAGCCCATCCTCACCAAAGACCTGCTG GAGCATGTGCAGAGGGTCTTCCAGAAGCAGGAGAGCGTGGAGGAGATGTTCCACCGCAGGCAGGCCAGCCTCAAGAAGCTGGCGGCCAAGCAGACTCGGCCCGTGCAGCCCGTGGCCCCCCGGCCGGAAGCACTCACCAAgtcgccctgcccctccccag GCATCCGGAGGGGTTCTGAGAACCACAGTTCCGAGGGCAGTGCACTCCGGAGGGGGCCCTACAGGAGGGCCAAG AGTGAGGTGAGCGAGGGCCGGCAGGGCCGTGGCGGCTCCACGGGGGACGAGGAGAGCCTGGCCGTCCTGCGGAG GCATGTGATGAAGGAGCTTCTGGACACAGAGCGGGTCTACGTGGAGGAGCTGCTGTGCGTCCTGGAG GGCTACGCCGCGGAGATGGACAACCCGTTAATGACTCATCTCATCTCCACTGGCCTTCAGAACAAGAAGGACATCCTGTTTGGAAACATGGAAGAAATTTACCACTTTCATAACAG GATATTCCTGAGGGAGCTGGAGAACTACACGGACTGCCCGGAGCTGGTTGGCAGGTGCTTTCTGGAGCGG ATGGAGGAGTTCCAGATCTACGAGAAGTACTGTCAGAACAAGCCGCGCTCCGAGAGCCTGTGGAGACAGTGCTCCGACTGCCCCTTCTTCCAG GAGTGCCAGAAGAAGCTGGACCACAAGCTGAGCCTGGACTCCTACCTGCTGAAGCCAGTCCAGAGGATCACCAAGTACCAGCTGCTGCTGAAG GAGATGCTTAAATACAGCAAGAGCTGCGAGGGGGCGGAGGACCTGCAGGAGGCCCTGAGCTCCATCCTGGGCATCCTCAAGGCCGTGAACGACTCCATGCACCTGATCGCCATCACCGGCTACGAG GGGAACCTGAGTGACCTGGGGAGGCTGCTCATGCAGGGCTCCTTCAGTGTGTGGACCGACCACAAGAGGGGCCACGCCAAGGTGAAGGACCTGGCCCGCTTCAAGCCCATGCAGCGCCACCTGTTCCTGCACGAGAAGGCCGTGCTCTTCTGTAAGCGGCGGGAGGAGAACGGCGAGGGCTACGAGAAGGCGCCCTCCTACAGCTACAAGCAGTCCCTGAAC ATGACGGCCGTCGGCATCACGGAGAACGTGAAAGGAGACGCCAAGAAGTTCGAGATCTGGTACAACGCCCGGGAGGAGGTGTACATCATCCAG GCACCCACTCCTGAAATCAAGGCCGCCTGGGTGAGCGAGATCCGGAAGGTGCTGACCAGCCAGCTGCAGGCGTGCAGAG AGGCCAGCCAGCATCGCGCCCTCGAGCAGTCCCAGAGCCTGCCCCTGCCCACACCAGCTGGCACCAG TCCCTCGAAAGCGAGCACAAGAAACATAAAAaagttagaagaaagaaaaacggaCCCgctgagcctggagggatacGGGGGGCCGACACCACAGCAGAGGGCCCCCGAGAAGGGCAAAG ATGACGCGGTCACTAGCTCTACCTCAGAAagctctgccctttctaaaaagCGCTTCACCCTGCAGAGCTTTGCTGCCCTCAAAGCCCAGAAAG CTTCTCCCACCAGTCCTGACAAAAAAGCTAAGCGACACCAAGTAAAGAGCGACCCCACGCCTTTTGGGTTACGAG GCTGGAGCAAAACGTCCCACCCATCAGAGACGCCTGAGGACAACGATGGCTGGTCCAGCACCGAGGAGCCCGTCAACTCCTCGGACgcggaggaggagggcagagcggGCCCCGGGAAGCTG GTCCCCGGGAGGTACACCGTCACCAGGCTGGACGAGAAGGGGGTCTCCGACGTGCTGGCCCTGAGAAGCGGGGACGAGGTGGAGCTCGTGCAGGAGGGAGATGAGGGCCTCTG GTGCGTGCGGAACCTGAGCTCCGGCGTCGAGGGCTGGGTGCCCGCCCACAGCCTGTCCACTCTCCTCTGCCAGGGTGGCCCCGTGGGGTGCCTGAGCAGCCCAG AGTCCAGTGCGGGTTCCGCGGTGCTGAGCCCCTCGTCCAGCTGCAGTGAGAGCTGCACGGCCGCCCTCGCTGACCTGCAGGGGTAG
- the MCF2L gene encoding guanine nucleotide exchange factor DBS isoform X7 produces MGCRSLPQHLSHGCCPCEKPPLLSHLHRMLAHCRAPQGALPKLQPCHQPRRLQDAGIGFILVIDRRQDRWTSVKASILRIAASFPANLQLVLVLRPTGFFQRTLSDLAFRFNRDDFKMKVPVIMLSSVPELHGYIDKSQLTEDLGGTLAYCHSRWLRHRTAIESFALLVKQTAQMLQTFGTELAETELPNDVQSTSSVLLAHTEKKDRAKEDMRLALVEGRRVLESIHEPLARSPDQSPNQDQLDSQSTVHRLLAQLNETEAAFDEFWAKHQQKLEQCLQLRHFEQDFREVKSALDVLAQKVTTFTDVGNSLAHVQHLLKDLTSFEEKSSAAVQRARTLSQEGERLIEHKHYAVDSIRPKCHELRHLCDQFAADVERRRGLLGKSLELHGLLEASMKWCDEGIYLLASQPVDKCQSQDGAEAALQELERFLETGAENKIQELSKIFQDYEPILTKDLLEHVQRVFQKQESVEEMFHRRQASLKKLAAKQTRPVQPVAPRPEALTKSPCPSPGIRRGSENHSSEGSALRRGPYRRAKSEVSEGRQGRGGSTGDEESLAVLRRHVMKELLDTERVYVEELLCVLEGYAAEMDNPLMTHLISTGLQNKKDILFGNMEEIYHFHNRIFLRELENYTDCPELVGRCFLERMEEFQIYEKYCQNKPRSESLWRQCSDCPFFQECQKKLDHKLSLDSYLLKPVQRITKYQLLLKEMLKYSKSCEGAEDLQEALSSILGILKAVNDSMHLIAITGYEGNLSDLGRLLMQGSFSVWTDHKRGHAKVKDLARFKPMQRHLFLHEKAVLFCKRREENGEGYEKAPSYSYKQSLNMTAVGITENVKGDAKKFEIWYNAREEVYIIQAPTPEIKAAWVSEIRKVLTSQLQACREASQHRALEQSQSLPLPTPAGTSPSKASTRNIKKLEERKTDPLSLEGYGGPTPQQRAPEKGKDDAVTSSTSESSALSKKRFTLQSFAALKAQKASPTSPDKKAKRHQVKSDPTPFGLRGWSKTSHPSETPEDNDGWSSTEEPVNSSDAEEEGRAGPGKLVPGRYTVTRLDEKGVSDVLALRSGDEVELVQEGDEGLWCVRNLSSGVEGWVPAHSLSTLLCQGGPVGCLSSPESSAGSAVLSPSSSCSESCTAALADLQG; encoded by the exons GCATCCTTCCCCGCAAACCTGCAGCTCGTCCTCGTCCTGCGGCCAACCGGGTTCTTCCAGAGGACACTCTCCGACCTCGCCTTCAGGTTCAACAGAGATGACTTTAAGATGAAGGTGCCG GTCATAATGCTGAGCTCAGTCCCAGAACTACACGGCTACATCGACAAGTCCCAGCTGACGGAGGACCTGGGTGGGACGCTGGCCTACTGCCACTCCAGGTGGCTCCGCCATCGCACA GCCATCGAGAGCTTCGCCCTCCTGGTCAAGCAGACGGCGCAGATGCTGCAGACCTTTGGGACCGAGCTGGCCGAGACGGAGCTGCCCAATGACGTGCAGTCCACGAGCTCCGTGCTCCTCGCCCACACGGAGAAGAAGGACAGAGCCAAG GAGGATATGAGGCTGGCGCTTGTCGAGGGGCGGCGCGTCCTGGAGAGCATCCACGAGCCACTGGCCCGGAGCCCAGATCAGAGCCCCAACCAGGACCAACTGGACAGTCAGAGCACCGTGCACAG GCTCCTGGCCCAGCTGAACGAGACCGAGGCCGCCTTTGACGAGTTCTGGGCAAAACATCAGCAAAAACTGGAGCAGTGCCTGCAGCTCCGGCATTTCGAGCAGGACTTCCGAGAG GTCAAATCGGCCCTGGACGTGCTGGCCCAGAAGGTCACGACTTTCACCGACGTGGGCAACAGCCTGGCACACGTGCAGCACCTCCTGAAGGACCTGACCAGCTTCGAGGAGAAGTCCAGT GCCGCCGTGCAGCGGGCCCGCACGCTGTCCCAGGAGGGTGAGCGGCTCATCGAGCACAAGCACTATGCCGTGGACTCCATCCGCCCCAAGTGTCACGAGCTCCGCCACCTGTGCGACCAGTTCGCGGCCGACGTGGAGCGGAGGAGGGGGCTGCTGGGCAAGTCGCTGGAGCTGCACGGCCTCCTGGAGGCG TCCATGAAGTGGTGTGACGAGGGCATCTACCTGCTGGCATCGCAGCCTGTGGACAAGTGCCAGTCCCAGGATGGCGCAGAGGCCGCCCTCCAGGAGCTCGAGAGGTTTCTGGAGACGGGGGCAGAAAATAAGATCCAGGAGCTCAGCAAGATCTTCCAGGACTACGAGCCCATCCTCACCAAAGACCTGCTG GAGCATGTGCAGAGGGTCTTCCAGAAGCAGGAGAGCGTGGAGGAGATGTTCCACCGCAGGCAGGCCAGCCTCAAGAAGCTGGCGGCCAAGCAGACTCGGCCCGTGCAGCCCGTGGCCCCCCGGCCGGAAGCACTCACCAAgtcgccctgcccctccccag GCATCCGGAGGGGTTCTGAGAACCACAGTTCCGAGGGCAGTGCACTCCGGAGGGGGCCCTACAGGAGGGCCAAG AGTGAGGTGAGCGAGGGCCGGCAGGGCCGTGGCGGCTCCACGGGGGACGAGGAGAGCCTGGCCGTCCTGCGGAG GCATGTGATGAAGGAGCTTCTGGACACAGAGCGGGTCTACGTGGAGGAGCTGCTGTGCGTCCTGGAG GGCTACGCCGCGGAGATGGACAACCCGTTAATGACTCATCTCATCTCCACTGGCCTTCAGAACAAGAAGGACATCCTGTTTGGAAACATGGAAGAAATTTACCACTTTCATAACAG GATATTCCTGAGGGAGCTGGAGAACTACACGGACTGCCCGGAGCTGGTTGGCAGGTGCTTTCTGGAGCGG ATGGAGGAGTTCCAGATCTACGAGAAGTACTGTCAGAACAAGCCGCGCTCCGAGAGCCTGTGGAGACAGTGCTCCGACTGCCCCTTCTTCCAG GAGTGCCAGAAGAAGCTGGACCACAAGCTGAGCCTGGACTCCTACCTGCTGAAGCCAGTCCAGAGGATCACCAAGTACCAGCTGCTGCTGAAG GAGATGCTTAAATACAGCAAGAGCTGCGAGGGGGCGGAGGACCTGCAGGAGGCCCTGAGCTCCATCCTGGGCATCCTCAAGGCCGTGAACGACTCCATGCACCTGATCGCCATCACCGGCTACGAG GGGAACCTGAGTGACCTGGGGAGGCTGCTCATGCAGGGCTCCTTCAGTGTGTGGACCGACCACAAGAGGGGCCACGCCAAGGTGAAGGACCTGGCCCGCTTCAAGCCCATGCAGCGCCACCTGTTCCTGCACGAGAAGGCCGTGCTCTTCTGTAAGCGGCGGGAGGAGAACGGCGAGGGCTACGAGAAGGCGCCCTCCTACAGCTACAAGCAGTCCCTGAAC ATGACGGCCGTCGGCATCACGGAGAACGTGAAAGGAGACGCCAAGAAGTTCGAGATCTGGTACAACGCCCGGGAGGAGGTGTACATCATCCAG GCACCCACTCCTGAAATCAAGGCCGCCTGGGTGAGCGAGATCCGGAAGGTGCTGACCAGCCAGCTGCAGGCGTGCAGAG AGGCCAGCCAGCATCGCGCCCTCGAGCAGTCCCAGAGCCTGCCCCTGCCCACACCAGCTGGCACCAG TCCCTCGAAAGCGAGCACAAGAAACATAAAAaagttagaagaaagaaaaacggaCCCgctgagcctggagggatacGGGGGGCCGACACCACAGCAGAGGGCCCCCGAGAAGGGCAAAG ATGACGCGGTCACTAGCTCTACCTCAGAAagctctgccctttctaaaaagCGCTTCACCCTGCAGAGCTTTGCTGCCCTCAAAGCCCAGAAAG CTTCTCCCACCAGTCCTGACAAAAAAGCTAAGCGACACCAAGTAAAGAGCGACCCCACGCCTTTTGGGTTACGAG GCTGGAGCAAAACGTCCCACCCATCAGAGACGCCTGAGGACAACGATGGCTGGTCCAGCACCGAGGAGCCCGTCAACTCCTCGGACgcggaggaggagggcagagcggGCCCCGGGAAGCTG GTCCCCGGGAGGTACACCGTCACCAGGCTGGACGAGAAGGGGGTCTCCGACGTGCTGGCCCTGAGAAGCGGGGACGAGGTGGAGCTCGTGCAGGAGGGAGATGAGGGCCTCTG GTGCGTGCGGAACCTGAGCTCCGGCGTCGAGGGCTGGGTGCCCGCCCACAGCCTGTCCACTCTCCTCTGCCAGGGTGGCCCCGTGGGGTGCCTGAGCAGCCCAG AGTCCAGTGCGGGTTCCGCGGTGCTGAGCCCCTCGTCCAGCTGCAGTGAGAGCTGCACGGCCGCCCTCGCTGACCTGCAGGGGTAG
- the MCF2L gene encoding guanine nucleotide exchange factor DBS isoform X11 gives MHHDISPLCAADIRDQLQKRFAYLSGGRGQDGSPVITFPDYPAFGDVPDQDFQNVMTYLTSIPSLQDAGIGFILVIDRRQDRWTSVKASILRIAASFPANLQLVLVLRPTGFFQRTLSDLAFRFNRDDFKMKVPVIMLSSVPELHGYIDKSQLTEDLGGTLAYCHSRWLRHRTAIESFALLVKQTAQMLQTFGTELAETELPNDVQSTSSVLLAHTEKKDRAKEDMRLALVEGRRVLESIHEPLARSPDQSPNQDQLDSQSTVHRLLAQLNETEAAFDEFWAKHQQKLEQCLQLRHFEQDFREVKSALDVLAQKVTTFTDVGNSLAHVQHLLKDLTSFEEKSSAAVQRARTLSQEGERLIEHKHYAVDSIRPKCHELRHLCDQFAADVERRRGLLGKSLELHGLLEASMKWCDEGIYLLASQPVDKCQSQDGAEAALQELERFLETGAENKIQELSKIFQDYEPILTKDLLEHVQRVFQKQESVEEMFHRRQASLKKLAAKQTRPVQPVAPRPEALTKSPCPSPGIRRGSENHSSEGSALRRGPYRRAKSEVSEGRQGRGGSTGDEESLAVLRRHVMKELLDTERVYVEELLCVLEGYAAEMDNPLMTHLISTGLQNKKDILFGNMEEIYHFHNRIFLRELENYTDCPELVGRCFLERMEEFQIYEKYCQNKPRSESLWRQCSDCPFFQECQKKLDHKLSLDSYLLKPVQRITKYQLLLKEMLKYSKSCEGAEDLQEALSSILGILKAVNDSMHLIAITGYEGNLSDLGRLLMQGSFSVWTDHKRGHAKVKDLARFKPMQRHLFLHEKAVLFCKRREENGEGYEKAPSYSYKQSLNMTAVGITENVKGDAKKFEIWYNAREEVYIIQAPTPEIKAAWVSEIRKVLTSQLQACREASQHRALEQSQSLPLPTPAGTSPSKASTRNIKKLEERKTDPLSLEGYGGPTPQQRAPEKGKGWSKTSHPSETPEDNDGWSSTEEPVNSSDAEEEGRAGPGKLVPGRYTVTRLDEKGVSDVLALRSGDEVELVQEGDEGLWCVRNLSSGVEGWVPAHSLSTLLCQGGPVGCLSSPESSAGSAVLSPSSSCSESCTAALADLQG, from the exons GCATCCTTCCCCGCAAACCTGCAGCTCGTCCTCGTCCTGCGGCCAACCGGGTTCTTCCAGAGGACACTCTCCGACCTCGCCTTCAGGTTCAACAGAGATGACTTTAAGATGAAGGTGCCG GTCATAATGCTGAGCTCAGTCCCAGAACTACACGGCTACATCGACAAGTCCCAGCTGACGGAGGACCTGGGTGGGACGCTGGCCTACTGCCACTCCAGGTGGCTCCGCCATCGCACA GCCATCGAGAGCTTCGCCCTCCTGGTCAAGCAGACGGCGCAGATGCTGCAGACCTTTGGGACCGAGCTGGCCGAGACGGAGCTGCCCAATGACGTGCAGTCCACGAGCTCCGTGCTCCTCGCCCACACGGAGAAGAAGGACAGAGCCAAG GAGGATATGAGGCTGGCGCTTGTCGAGGGGCGGCGCGTCCTGGAGAGCATCCACGAGCCACTGGCCCGGAGCCCAGATCAGAGCCCCAACCAGGACCAACTGGACAGTCAGAGCACCGTGCACAG GCTCCTGGCCCAGCTGAACGAGACCGAGGCCGCCTTTGACGAGTTCTGGGCAAAACATCAGCAAAAACTGGAGCAGTGCCTGCAGCTCCGGCATTTCGAGCAGGACTTCCGAGAG GTCAAATCGGCCCTGGACGTGCTGGCCCAGAAGGTCACGACTTTCACCGACGTGGGCAACAGCCTGGCACACGTGCAGCACCTCCTGAAGGACCTGACCAGCTTCGAGGAGAAGTCCAGT GCCGCCGTGCAGCGGGCCCGCACGCTGTCCCAGGAGGGTGAGCGGCTCATCGAGCACAAGCACTATGCCGTGGACTCCATCCGCCCCAAGTGTCACGAGCTCCGCCACCTGTGCGACCAGTTCGCGGCCGACGTGGAGCGGAGGAGGGGGCTGCTGGGCAAGTCGCTGGAGCTGCACGGCCTCCTGGAGGCG TCCATGAAGTGGTGTGACGAGGGCATCTACCTGCTGGCATCGCAGCCTGTGGACAAGTGCCAGTCCCAGGATGGCGCAGAGGCCGCCCTCCAGGAGCTCGAGAGGTTTCTGGAGACGGGGGCAGAAAATAAGATCCAGGAGCTCAGCAAGATCTTCCAGGACTACGAGCCCATCCTCACCAAAGACCTGCTG GAGCATGTGCAGAGGGTCTTCCAGAAGCAGGAGAGCGTGGAGGAGATGTTCCACCGCAGGCAGGCCAGCCTCAAGAAGCTGGCGGCCAAGCAGACTCGGCCCGTGCAGCCCGTGGCCCCCCGGCCGGAAGCACTCACCAAgtcgccctgcccctccccag GCATCCGGAGGGGTTCTGAGAACCACAGTTCCGAGGGCAGTGCACTCCGGAGGGGGCCCTACAGGAGGGCCAAG AGTGAGGTGAGCGAGGGCCGGCAGGGCCGTGGCGGCTCCACGGGGGACGAGGAGAGCCTGGCCGTCCTGCGGAG GCATGTGATGAAGGAGCTTCTGGACACAGAGCGGGTCTACGTGGAGGAGCTGCTGTGCGTCCTGGAG GGCTACGCCGCGGAGATGGACAACCCGTTAATGACTCATCTCATCTCCACTGGCCTTCAGAACAAGAAGGACATCCTGTTTGGAAACATGGAAGAAATTTACCACTTTCATAACAG GATATTCCTGAGGGAGCTGGAGAACTACACGGACTGCCCGGAGCTGGTTGGCAGGTGCTTTCTGGAGCGG ATGGAGGAGTTCCAGATCTACGAGAAGTACTGTCAGAACAAGCCGCGCTCCGAGAGCCTGTGGAGACAGTGCTCCGACTGCCCCTTCTTCCAG GAGTGCCAGAAGAAGCTGGACCACAAGCTGAGCCTGGACTCCTACCTGCTGAAGCCAGTCCAGAGGATCACCAAGTACCAGCTGCTGCTGAAG GAGATGCTTAAATACAGCAAGAGCTGCGAGGGGGCGGAGGACCTGCAGGAGGCCCTGAGCTCCATCCTGGGCATCCTCAAGGCCGTGAACGACTCCATGCACCTGATCGCCATCACCGGCTACGAG GGGAACCTGAGTGACCTGGGGAGGCTGCTCATGCAGGGCTCCTTCAGTGTGTGGACCGACCACAAGAGGGGCCACGCCAAGGTGAAGGACCTGGCCCGCTTCAAGCCCATGCAGCGCCACCTGTTCCTGCACGAGAAGGCCGTGCTCTTCTGTAAGCGGCGGGAGGAGAACGGCGAGGGCTACGAGAAGGCGCCCTCCTACAGCTACAAGCAGTCCCTGAAC ATGACGGCCGTCGGCATCACGGAGAACGTGAAAGGAGACGCCAAGAAGTTCGAGATCTGGTACAACGCCCGGGAGGAGGTGTACATCATCCAG GCACCCACTCCTGAAATCAAGGCCGCCTGGGTGAGCGAGATCCGGAAGGTGCTGACCAGCCAGCTGCAGGCGTGCAGAG AGGCCAGCCAGCATCGCGCCCTCGAGCAGTCCCAGAGCCTGCCCCTGCCCACACCAGCTGGCACCAG TCCCTCGAAAGCGAGCACAAGAAACATAAAAaagttagaagaaagaaaaacggaCCCgctgagcctggagggatacGGGGGGCCGACACCACAGCAGAGGGCCCCCGAGAAGGGCAAAG GCTGGAGCAAAACGTCCCACCCATCAGAGACGCCTGAGGACAACGATGGCTGGTCCAGCACCGAGGAGCCCGTCAACTCCTCGGACgcggaggaggagggcagagcggGCCCCGGGAAGCTG GTCCCCGGGAGGTACACCGTCACCAGGCTGGACGAGAAGGGGGTCTCCGACGTGCTGGCCCTGAGAAGCGGGGACGAGGTGGAGCTCGTGCAGGAGGGAGATGAGGGCCTCTG GTGCGTGCGGAACCTGAGCTCCGGCGTCGAGGGCTGGGTGCCCGCCCACAGCCTGTCCACTCTCCTCTGCCAGGGTGGCCCCGTGGGGTGCCTGAGCAGCCCAG AGTCCAGTGCGGGTTCCGCGGTGCTGAGCCCCTCGTCCAGCTGCAGTGAGAGCTGCACGGCCGCCCTCGCTGACCTGCAGGGGTAG